A stretch of the Erpetoichthys calabaricus chromosome 3, fErpCal1.3, whole genome shotgun sequence genome encodes the following:
- the LOC127527092 gene encoding piggyBac transposable element-derived protein 2-like — translation MARHFHIDDDEIIQYLNADDSGDETILVLDTEDQEFLEGDADEIGTDVIIEPPVNDKNSGSDNASAVTSPEPAVPGPSGHRPKRMRSAVETMPDTNNSSPSSATGAAPEERPPITFTWRKSYRPFLFRDNKKPQAYGQVNMDKISDSETLDAMPAPLHIFQAAVQFDKLVEEILVPESIRYMQQKGNTFSIEPAEMKAFIGMNLVMSYHVLPSLRCYWSTQPDMAVPYIAQVMPLQQFEAVRAALHFIDNNGWHDPDDRAWKVRPLIVHFNAAFQDILSISEEQSIDEHMIKFKGHNIMRQYVKGKPIKWGFKMWCRCDARTGYLYQFEPYLGKKAQHVEHNLGESVILHLTESLPRTGCQVFFDNFFNSPNLQYILAEKDIRACGTVRANRRNMPNCLPIDKNMNRGDISAASSRGIACVKWKDSRSVVMLSNFISPIPTITVKRRVAGSANKVDVRCPLVIQKYNQHMGGVDLMAQTKVTYEVDRKARIKYYLRIFFDLVDISVNNAYIIYLKINEIYHFHDTPIKRIEFRAALARSLISDFSCRQRSIPTNIQTQRRTQMATNPRKPEHTMKKTEKRKRCYYCAQKKIENRTDNVCIVCDVHLCYTSDRNCFVDFHNK, via the coding sequence ATGGCACGACACTTCCACATTGATGATGATGAAATTATCCAATATTTGAATGCTGATGACAGCGGGGATGAGACTATCTTGGTACTTGATACAGAAGATCAAGAATTTTTGGAAGGTGATGCTGATGAGATTGGAACAGATGTAATTATTGAACCACCAGTGAATGACAAAAATTCGGGAAGTGACAATGCTTCCGCAGTTACTTCTCCAGAACCTGCTGTTCCTGGTCCTTCTGGTCACCGTCCAAAGCGGATGAGGTCAGCTGTTGAAACAATGCCAGACACAAATAACTCCTCTCCATCTTCTGCTACAGGTGCTGCGCCTGAAGAACGTCCACCTATAACTTTCACATGGCGCAAGTCCTATAGACCTTTTCTGTTCAGAGACAACAAGAAACCACAGGCTTATGGACAAGTTAACATGGACAAAATCTCAGATTCAGAAACTTTGGATGCAATGCCAGCACCTCTGCATATATTTCAAGCAGCTGTGCAATTTGACAAGCTTGTCGAAGAAATACTGGTTCCAGAAAGTATCCGGTATATGCAACAGAAAGGAAACACTTTCTCCATTGAACCTGCCGAAATGAAGGCATTTATTGGTATGAATTTGGTCATGAGTTACCATGTTCTGCCATCATTACGGTGCTACTGGTCCACACAACCCGACATGGCGGTGCCATATATTGCTCAAGTTATGCCTTTGCAGCAATTCGAGGCTGTTCGAGCAGCTCTGCATTTTATTGATAACAATGGTTGGCATGATCCTGATGATAGAGCATGGAAAGTGCGCCCACTTATTGTTCATTTCAATGCAGCCTTTCAGGACATACTCAGCATAAGTGAGGAACAGTCCATAGATGAACATATGATCAAATTCAAAGGCCACAATATTATGCGCCAATATGTAAAAGGCAAACCAATAAAATGGGGCTTCAAAATGTGGTGCAGATGTGATGCTCGTACTGGATATTTATATCAATTTGAACCATATCTTGGCAAGAAAGCACAGCATGTGGAACATAATTTGGGAGAGTCAGTAATCTTGCACcttactgaatcattacccagaACAGGATGCCAAGtattttttgataatttcttCAACTCTCCGAATTTGCAGTACATCCTTGCAGAAAAGGACATACGAGCTTGTGGAACGGTTCGTGCGAATCGGAGAAATATGCCGAACTGCCTGCCAATTGATAAAAACATGAACAGAGGGGACATTTCTGCTGCTTCTAGTCGTGGCATTGCCtgtgtgaaatggaaggacagcaGAAGTGTTGTGATGTTGAGCAACTTCATTTCGCCAATTCCTACTATCACTGTGAAGAGACGAGTAGCAGGATCAGCTAATAAAGTAGATGTCCGTTGCCCTTTGGTAATTCagaaatataatcaacatatggGTGGTGTTGATCTTATGGCTCAGACAAAGGTGACATATGAAGTTGACAGGAAAGCCAGAATAAAATATTACCTTCGCATCTTCTTTGATTTGGTTGACATTTCTGTGAATAATGCATATATAATTTATCTGAAGATCAATGAAATATACCATTTCCATGACACTCCGATAAAGCGGATTGAATTTCGGGCAGCATTGGCACGTTCACTGATATCTGATTTCTCCTGCAGACAGAGAAGTATTCCGACAAATATCCAAACACAAAGGCGTACACAAATGGCAACAAACCCTCGCAAGCCAGAACATAccatgaaaaagacagaaaaacgcAAAAGATGTTATTACTgtgcacaaaagaaaattgaaaacagaACTGACAATGTATGTATAGTGTGTGATGTTCATTTATGTTATACATCTGACAGaaactgttttgttgattttcataacaaGTAA